The following is a genomic window from Trueperaceae bacterium.
GGCCGCGCCCGCCTAGGCTCGGGGGATGCTCGGTCCCACCCGCCCGTACCCGCGCCCCCTCGTCCCCGCAGCGCTCCTGCTCGGCCTCGTCGCGCTCCTCGCGTCCGCCGTGGCGGAGGCGCGCTTCGAGTGGCGCGACGTCCGCCAGGAGGTCCGCATCGAGGCGGACGGCGGCGTCGTCGTCCGCGACGTGCGCACCCTGTGGACCGACGAGGACTTCGGGGAGGCGTACGTCTGCATCCGGCACGGGCCCGACGTGACCCTCACGCTGCTCGAGGACGCCGGCGCCGTCGACGCCGGGCCACCCGCCCGGGCGTTCACGCAACCGTGCGCCTCCGGCGCGGCCGGCACCGAGGTCGTCGTCGCGCACGAGGACGACGTGCGCGTCACGGAACGACGAATCCGCTTCCACTACCGCCTCGACGGCGCCCTGCAGGTGCACGACGACGTCGTGCAGTGGTACTGGGAGATCTACGGGCGCGACAACGAGCCCGTCGCGCGGCGCTACCACCTCACGGTCACCGCGCCGGGCGCCGTGGCGGCGCCCCACGACGCGTTCGTGCACCGGTTCGACCTCCCGGAGACGCCCGACGTCGCGTTCGACCGCGACCTCGGGCGACTCGACGTGCGCGCCGACCGCATCCCCCCCGGCGAAGGGATCGAGGTGCGCTACCTGATGGACCCCGCCCACTTCGGTCCCGCCGTCCGCGCGGCGAGCGACGGCGCCGACCGGCTCGAGACGTACCTCGCCGACGAGGCCCGCCTCGCGGGACTCGGAGCGCCGGGCGCGCCGACCCTCCGGGTGGGCGACGTCGCGACGACCGGCGTCGCACGGGTGCGGGGGCGCGCCACGCCGGACGGGGCGCCCGTCGCCGACGTCGTGGCGCGCACCGACGGCGGGACGCGCGTCGCCTGCACCGGCACGGACCCGTTCGTCTGCGACCTGGGCGTCGTGCCGGACGGCGCGACCCGCGTGACGGTCCTCGCGACGGCGGAGAACGGCGCCGCCACCGCACGGGAGGTCGTCGTGACCCGCCGCACGCCGCTCGACGCCGCGCGCCGGCACCCGGCGGCGGCGCTGCCGGCCCTGGCGGCGCTCGCCGCGCTGGCGGTCGGCCTCGCGCGGGCCTACGTCCGGGTGGGGCGCGAACCGCGCGTCGACGCGATGCGCCACCCGTTCGAACCGCCGAACGACGCGCCCCCCGCCGAGGTCGCGGTCCTGCGCACGCAATCGCGGCAGAGCCTCCCCGCCGACGCCGCCTTCGCGGCGACCCTGACCGACCTCGCCTGCCGCGACCACGTCGCCTTCGAGGGGGAGGACGCCGCGTTCGCCGTACAGCTCCCCGCCCGCGACGCGGGGGTGGACGTGGAGGCCGGCGTGGAGGCCGGCGTGGACGCGGGCGTGGAGGCCCGCGACGACGCCCTCCTCGACCACGAGCGCGCCCTGCTGGCGTACCTGCACGACGCCGCGGACGCCGCGGGGGACGGACGCCGCGTCGACCGCAAGGCGCTCCAGCGGTGGGCTGCGAAGCACCCCGCCTTCGTCGAGACGTGGGCGAAGGGGGTGCGCGACGCCGTGGAGGCCCGCCACGGCGGACCGCTGACGACCGACGCGAGCCGGGTGGCGACCCGGCGCTGGGCGGTCGCGTCGGGCGTCACCGCCGTCGCCGCCGTCGCCTACGCGGTCCTCGTCGCCGCCGGCCCCGCCGCGGCGATCGCGGGCGGTGCGGCGTTCGCCGCCGCGCTCGGGATCCCCGTCGCCTTCGCCGCGCTGCCCGCCTGGCGGCCCGACGTCGCCCGCGAGGTGGCGGGCTGGGAGGGCTTTCGGCGGACCCTGAGCACCTACACGATCCTCCGCGAAGCGCCGCCCGACGTCTTCGAGGTGTGGGACCGCTACTTCGCCTACGCCGTCGCGCTCGGCGTGGCGCGCCGGTTCCTGAAGACCCTCGAGCGCGTCGCCCCCGAACGTGGCCTCGACCCCGCCCACCTCGCCGCGCGCGCGACCTGGATGGGGGCCGGCGTCCGCGACGCCGCCGACCTCGCCGGCGTCGCGGCGTCCGCCGCGTCGCTGTCGAACGCGCTCGCGACGGTCGGCGCGAGCGCCGCGTCGGGCGGCTCGTCCGCCGGTGGGGGCGGCGGCGGTGGGGGCGGCGGGGGCGGCGGTCGTTGACGCCGGCCGGGGCCCGGCGTAGCGTGAACCGTTTCGCCGCCACCGAGCGTCGACCCCCGGGAGGCACGCCATGACCGAGTCCACCCCCTTCCTCGAGCGCCTGCGCATCATGTGGAGCCACAGTGGCGCGGTGTTCCGGGAGCGCGACGTCGCGGTGTTCGACCGCCTCGAGAAGGAGGGCACGGTCCGCGACGCGCTGACCTACGTCGCGGTCGCCGCCGCCGTCAGCGGCCTGTTCGCCCTCGGCGTCGGGCCGGGCGCGTTCCTCGGCAACGTCGTCGGGACCGTCGCCGGCTTCTTCGTCTTCGTCTACCTCGTGTACTTCGTCGGGTCCCGGCGCGGGGGGACCGGCACCCTGAGCGAGGTCGCCTATAGCTTCGCGTTGTTCTGGGCCCCGCTGAACGTCGCCTTCACCCTCGCGACGTTCGTGCTGGTGATCAGCGTCGTGGGCCTCACCGTCGTCCCGCTCCTCGCGATCGTGGTGCTCGGGGCGAACGTCTGGTTCGCGTACCTCGCGACGCGCGCCAGCCTGAACGTCACGAGCGCGGCGGTGACGATCACCACGCTGATCCTGGCCGGCGTCCTGTCGCTGGCCGTGAACCTGGTGCTCGCCGCCGTGCTGGCCTGACCCGCCCCCACCCGGCTACACCTCGGAGCGATTCCGAGTCTGCCGCCCCGGCGACGTGGGGGGCGCGGCGCGCGCGCGTATCGTTGCCGGCGGGCGGTCCGCCGCCACGCCCGCGACCCCGACCCCGCCTCGCGCGCCCGCGCGCGAAGCCCCCGTCGGTCGCCATTTCGAGCCTCGAAGGGAACGCCGCATGGAACACGACCGCACGAAGTCCGACAGCCCCTGCCCGTACCACGGGAGCACGACCACCGACGCCCAGACGAACCGCGACTGGTGGCCCAACCAACTCAACCTGAAGATCCTGCACCAGCACACCGGCGTCGAAAGCCCCTACGGCGCGGACTTCGACTACGCCGAGGCGTTCGCGAAGCTCGACCTGGCCGCCGTGAAGGCGGACCTGCACGCGTTGATGACCGACTCGCAGGACTGGTGGCCGGCCGACTACGGGCACTACGGGCCGTTCTTCATCCGCATGGCCTGGCACAGCGCCGGCACCTACCGCACCGGCGACGGGCGCGGCGGGGCGGGCGCGGGGTCGCAACGCTTCGCGCCGCTCAACAGCTGGCCGGACAACGCCAACCTCGACAAGGCCCGCCGGCTGCTGTGGCCGGTCAAGCAGACGTACGGCGCGTCGATCTCCTGGGCCGACCTGATGGTGCTCGCCGGCAACGTCGCGCTCGAGTCGATGGGCTTCGAGACGTTCGGGTTCGCCGGCGGTCGCGAGGACGTCCACGAGCCCGAGGAGGACATCTACTGGGGCAAGGAGGCCGACTGGCTCGGGGACGAGCGCTACTCCGGCGACCGGGAGCTCGAGAACCCGCTCGCCGCGGTCCAGATGGGCCTCATCTACGTCAACCCCGAGGGCCCCAACGGCGAACCCGACCCGGTCGCCTCGGCGCGGGACGTCCGCGAGACGTTCGCGCGCATGGCGATGAACGACGAGGAGACCGTCGCGCTGATCGCCGGCGGGCACACCTTCGGCAAGACGCACGGCAACGGCGACGCGGACGCCGTCGGCCCCGAGCCGGAGGCCGCCCCCATCCACGAGATGGGGCTCGGCTGGCGCAACCCCGACGGGGAGGGCCACGGCGTCGACACCATGACGAGCGGCCTCGAGGGCGCCTGGACGCCGACCCCGATCACCTGGGACAACAGCTACCTCGATACCCTGTTCGGGTACGAGTGGGAGCTCGTCAAGAGCCCCGCCGGCGCCTGGCAGTGGCACCCCAAGGACGGCGCCGCCGCCGACGCGGTGCCCGACGCGCACGACCCCGAGCGGCGTCACGCGCCGATGATGGCGACGTCCGACATCGCGCTGAAGGTCGACGCGATCTACGAACCGATCGCGCGGCGCTTCCAGGCCGACCCGGACGCGTTCGCCGACGCCTTCGCGCGCGCCTGGTTCAAGCTCACCCACCGCGACATGGGGCCCCGCTCGCGCTACCTCGGCCCCGAGGTCCCGGACGAGGAACTGATCTGGCAGGACCCGGTCCCGCCGGTCGACCACCCGCTCGTGACCGACGCGCACGTCGCGGACCTCAAGCAGCGCCTGTTGGCCTCCGGCCTGTCGATCCCCGAGCTCGTCACGACCGCCTGGGCGTCCGCCTCGACGTTCCGCGGTAGCGACAAGCGCGGCGGCGCCAACGGCGCCCGCATCCGCCTCGCGCCGATGAAGGACTGGGAGGCGAACCAACCCGAACGCCTCGCGAAGGTCCTGGGCGTCCTGGAGGGTATCCAGCGCGACTTCGACGCCAGCACCGACGACGGCACGAAGATCTCGATGGCGGACCTGATCGTGCTGGGCGGCGTCGCCGCCGTCGAGCAGGCGGCGAAGAGGGCGGGGCACGACGTCACCGTCCCCTTCACGCCGGGCCGGACCGACGCCACGCAGGACCAGACCGACGTCGAGAGCTTCGAGGTGCTCGAGCCGCTCGCCGACGGCTTCCGCAACTACCAGAAGGCCCGCTACACCGTCTCGCCGGAGGAGATGCTGATCGACAAGGCGCAACTCCTCGGGCTCAGCGCCCCGGAGATGACGGTCCTCGTGGGCGGCATGCGCGCCCTGAACGCGAACGCCGACGGCTCGGAGCACGGTGTCCTGACCGACCGACCCGAGGTCCTCACGAACGACGTCTTCGTCCACCTGCTCGGCATGAACGCCGAATGGGCGCCGGTGAACGGCGACGACCACCTGTTCCACGCCCACTCCCGCGAGACCGGGCAGGTGCTGTGGAGCGCGACGCGCGTCGATCTCGTCTTCGGCTCGAACTCGCAACTGCGCGGCATCGCGGAAACGTACGCGGCCGACGGCGCGGAAGCGACGTTCGTGCGGGACTTCGTCGCCGCCTGGGACAAGGTCATGAACCTCGATCGGTTCGACGTCCGCAACTGATCCTCGGCGCAGGCGGACGCCCGCGCCCCCCGCGAACGACCCCCGCGACGCCCGGACCCTGCGGTCCGGGCGTCGCGCGTGCGTGGCCGCGCCCTCGGCGTCAGACGACCATCGCGCCCGTCACGCGGTGCAGCGCGTCGCCCCCCGCCTCGAACGCCTCGAGGTTCGCCACGGTGGTCGCCGCGATGTTCGTCAGCGCCTCCTCGGTGAAGAAGCCCTGGTGCCCGGTGACGAGGACGTTCGGGAACGTCAGGAGGCGCGAGAAGACGTCGTCGCGAATGACGCGGTTCGAGAGGTCCTCGAAGAACAGGTCGCCCTCCTCCTCGTAGACGTCGAGCCCCAACCGCCCGATCCGGCCCTCCTTGAGCGCCTCGACCACCGCGGGGGTGTCCACCAACTGCCCGCGACTCGTGTTGATCAACGTCACGCCCCGCTTCATGCGGCGGAGCGCCGCTTCGTTCACCAGGTGGTACGTCTCCGGCGTCAACGGACAGTGCAACGACACGACGTCGGACGCGGCGAACAGCGCGTCCCGGTCGACGTACGTCGCGACCCCCTCCAGCTCGGCCGAGGGCACCGGATCGAGGGCGAGGACCTCGCACCCCAGGCCGTGCACCATTCGCGCGAAGGCGCGACCGATCTGGCCCGTCCCCACGACCCCCACCGTCTTGCCGACCAGGTCGAACCCCAGGAGGCCGTCCAGCGAGAAGTTCCCCTCCCGCACCCGGTTGTAGGCGCGGTAGATCTTGCGGTTGAGCGCCAACAGCAACGCCAGGGCGTGCTCCGCGACGGCGTGCGGGGAGTACGCCGGCACCCGCGCCACCGTGAGCCCGAGCGCCTCGGCGGCGGCGACGTCCACGTGGTTGAAGCCCGCCGACCGCAACGCCACCAGGCGGA
Proteins encoded in this region:
- a CDS encoding 2-hydroxyacid dehydrogenase, coding for MRVAVFSTKPYDVRFLARAAEGGRHALTFHEARLVPATASLAEGHDAVCAFVNDDLGADVLTRLADAGVRLVALRSAGFNHVDVAAAEALGLTVARVPAYSPHAVAEHALALLLALNRKIYRAYNRVREGNFSLDGLLGFDLVGKTVGVVGTGQIGRAFARMVHGLGCEVLALDPVPSAELEGVATYVDRDALFAASDVVSLHCPLTPETYHLVNEAALRRMKRGVTLINTSRGQLVDTPAVVEALKEGRIGRLGLDVYEEEGDLFFEDLSNRVIRDDVFSRLLTFPNVLVTGHQGFFTEEALTNIAATTVANLEAFEAGGDALHRVTGAMVV
- a CDS encoding DUF2207 domain-containing protein produces the protein MLGPTRPYPRPLVPAALLLGLVALLASAVAEARFEWRDVRQEVRIEADGGVVVRDVRTLWTDEDFGEAYVCIRHGPDVTLTLLEDAGAVDAGPPARAFTQPCASGAAGTEVVVAHEDDVRVTERRIRFHYRLDGALQVHDDVVQWYWEIYGRDNEPVARRYHLTVTAPGAVAAPHDAFVHRFDLPETPDVAFDRDLGRLDVRADRIPPGEGIEVRYLMDPAHFGPAVRAASDGADRLETYLADEARLAGLGAPGAPTLRVGDVATTGVARVRGRATPDGAPVADVVARTDGGTRVACTGTDPFVCDLGVVPDGATRVTVLATAENGAATAREVVVTRRTPLDAARRHPAAALPALAALAALAVGLARAYVRVGREPRVDAMRHPFEPPNDAPPAEVAVLRTQSRQSLPADAAFAATLTDLACRDHVAFEGEDAAFAVQLPARDAGVDVEAGVEAGVDAGVEARDDALLDHERALLAYLHDAADAAGDGRRVDRKALQRWAAKHPAFVETWAKGVRDAVEARHGGPLTTDASRVATRRWAVASGVTAVAAVAYAVLVAAGPAAAIAGGAAFAAALGIPVAFAALPAWRPDVAREVAGWEGFRRTLSTYTILREAPPDVFEVWDRYFAYAVALGVARRFLKTLERVAPERGLDPAHLAARATWMGAGVRDAADLAGVAASAASLSNALATVGASAASGGSSAGGGGGGGGGGGGGR
- the katG gene encoding catalase/peroxidase HPI, encoding MEHDRTKSDSPCPYHGSTTTDAQTNRDWWPNQLNLKILHQHTGVESPYGADFDYAEAFAKLDLAAVKADLHALMTDSQDWWPADYGHYGPFFIRMAWHSAGTYRTGDGRGGAGAGSQRFAPLNSWPDNANLDKARRLLWPVKQTYGASISWADLMVLAGNVALESMGFETFGFAGGREDVHEPEEDIYWGKEADWLGDERYSGDRELENPLAAVQMGLIYVNPEGPNGEPDPVASARDVRETFARMAMNDEETVALIAGGHTFGKTHGNGDADAVGPEPEAAPIHEMGLGWRNPDGEGHGVDTMTSGLEGAWTPTPITWDNSYLDTLFGYEWELVKSPAGAWQWHPKDGAAADAVPDAHDPERRHAPMMATSDIALKVDAIYEPIARRFQADPDAFADAFARAWFKLTHRDMGPRSRYLGPEVPDEELIWQDPVPPVDHPLVTDAHVADLKQRLLASGLSIPELVTTAWASASTFRGSDKRGGANGARIRLAPMKDWEANQPERLAKVLGVLEGIQRDFDASTDDGTKISMADLIVLGGVAAVEQAAKRAGHDVTVPFTPGRTDATQDQTDVESFEVLEPLADGFRNYQKARYTVSPEEMLIDKAQLLGLSAPEMTVLVGGMRALNANADGSEHGVLTDRPEVLTNDVFVHLLGMNAEWAPVNGDDHLFHAHSRETGQVLWSATRVDLVFGSNSQLRGIAETYAADGAEATFVRDFVAAWDKVMNLDRFDVRN